The Candidatus Rickettsiella isopodorum region TGCAAATAATTCTCCTTAAGAATTTTATCAAGCGAAATATTTGACCATTATAGCGCGGTCATTTTAATTCGTGAAAGTCTGAACTATAGTTTTTTTATGGACACCGAAGTATTGATTATTGGGGCTGGGCCCACGGGACTGATAATGGCCTGTCAGTTGCTGCGTTATGGCGTTAAATTTAGAATTTTGGACAAACAAAAGGATCAAGTACATGAATCGCGAGCTTTCGCTATTCAAGCAAAATCGATGGAAATATTTCAGAATTTAGGTTTTGCTGAAGAATTTCTGAAACTTGCACGTTCTAACGTGGATTTTGCTTTTTTTATTAATGGTAAAAAACAAATAGAAATCAATTTTCAGCAATTTCAGCATCAAGATACGCCTTTTTCTTCGGTTTATTTTCTTCCGCAAACAGAAACTGAATGTATCTTTATTGAGTTTTTAGAAAAACAAGGTATTTACATAGAGCGTCAAAAAGAATTAATGACTTTTACCCAAGGTACTAAGGGTGTGCAGGCAACTATTAAAAGCAATAGCACAGGAAGCACAGAAAAAATTGCTTGTGCCTATATTATAGGTTGCGATGGAGCCCACAGTAGTGTACGTCATATGCTTAATTTTTCGTTTGAGGGAAATGTCTATCCTCAGCTCTTTAATTTAGTTGATGCGCGTATTGAGTGGCCTTATTCGCGAAACAAATTCCTTTTTTTTCTGGGGAAAGAGGGTGTATTTGTGCACATTCCACTTACAAAGAAAATAAGTCGGGTCATGTTAGCAAAACGTTCGGCTCATTTAGAAGAAAAACTAGATATACCGAACTTAAATGATTTAGAAAATTTAGCGAGTTTGCTGACTCAAGTTTCTGTGAAACTAGTTAATCCAATTTGGATCTCTCAATTTCGCTTACATCATCGTGGCGTAAGCCAATATTATCAAAATCGGGCTTTTCTAGCCGGCGATGCGGCACATATTCATAGTCCAGTAGGCGGCCAGGGTATGAATACCGGCATACAAGATGCCACTAATCTAGCTTGGAAGCTAGCGTTAGTATTGAAGAAAGCTACTGACGTTAAATTATTAGCTACCTATGAGACAGAACGACATCCGGTTGGAAAAACTTTATTGAAAACGACGGATCAGTTTTTCTCCTTACTTACAGCAAAAGGTTTTTTTATTTCCAGGCTACGAAACTGGCTATTATCTTTTGTTATTTCATTTCTTTTTTCAAAGAAAAATTTAGAAAAGCGTTTATTCTGGTTTATATCACAATTGAATATTCATTACGCCCAAAATGAATTTAATTATGAGATCAAAGAAAAATCTCATCATGCTTTTAAAAGAGGTCCATCGCCAGGATATCGAGCACCGAACGCGCCTGCTAATGCATCAAATTTATTTATATTGCTAACGTATAAACCCTTTAATATACTTTATTTTCAGACTAAAAAGAATCAAACTCAGTTAATAGAAAAAATAAATGCCCTTATAAAAAATTATAAAGACTGGGTGCAAGTTCACACTTTTGTTTTATCTCCAGAAAATAAATTACTTTTTAAACGATATGGCGTAATTTCTTCTGCCATTTATGTCATTCGACCTGATGGCTATGTAGGATTTCGAATGAATGCAGATAAAGATTTATGGTTGGAGGAATATCTTAAGAATTTTTTTAAATAAAAAATCAAATAGTGATTTTTATTTTTAATGAGAATAACCTGAGTCTAATTAGAAACTTTACAAGTTGTAAATAGTTTGACCATTTGCTTGGTGGGATCTCTAGTTAGCTAATTTTAAATTGCTTGGAATTTTAAACGATGTGTAAAAAATTTGGGGTTTTTTTTCTGGCCATACTATTGACTAGCTCTTTAGTATCCGCTAAAGAAAACGTTATCTTAAAAACTAGAGCGGGCGAATTTACGATTGATCCAGCAAGGTTGGCTATTTTAGTTGATCCCAGTGGTGATTCAGCAGCGATTAGTTTGACACAAGAAGGTCCTTTATTTGATGAAGTAAAAGATCTAAAAGTGGATAATAAAACGGCACAATGGTATTACCCTCATCTTAAGATGCAAGTTAAAGTAGCAGCAGATGAACAAGGCCTAAAATTTTCTTTTAAAACAAGCAAAGAACAAACTTTTCAATGGCCTATATCGGGATTAACACCACAAGCTAAAGCTTTAGTTCTTCCAGATGGAGAAGGGTTATATATTCCTAATCACGATCTTTTTTGGCTTAAAGAATTTAAAAAATATCCTAGCTTATCTTTAAGTATTCCATTCTGGTCAATAGAATACGCGGATGACAATTATGTCAGTTATATTTGGGACGATCATGATGTTGATACTGATGTGCAGGTACATGAAAAGCAAACCCAACTTTATGTGATGAACGAACATCACTTTCTAAAGCGATCCCATTTTTCAGAATATACCCTATTAATCCACTTGACAGGAGATTCGCCGATAAGTCCAGCACTGGATTATCGTAATTTACTGATCAATGAAAATAAGTTTGTGTCTCTCAAGCAAAAGATACTCGAAAATGCCAATGTAAATAAATTATTAGGAGCTTTTCACATTTGGGTATGGGGTGATGGTAAAAGCTTAGTAATGTTAGATCAACTGGAAAAATTAGGTATTAAGCATGCTTTAATAAATTATGATGCGAATCCAATTCCGAATGGTTTTAACATTGAAAAAGAGTATATTCATAATGCTAAAAGCATGGGTTATTTAATAGGCCCTTATGATAGTTTTGATAATGCCCAAAATCCAAAAACTTCCGATAGTATAACCTCAACTTGGCCTAATCATTTATGGCCAGAAGCTTGTATTCGAAATCCCAATGGATCGATTTTAACTGGATTTGCAAGTCGTGGCTGTTATTTAAGCTCAGAGGCACTTCGCTTAAGAGAATCTAAAGAGAAAAATATCGCAAATCAAATCGAAAAAATGTTAAATAAAGGAGACAATACAATTTTCTTAGATTGTGATGCAGCCTATCCACTTTATGATGATTATTCAAAACATCATCCTATGATACGCGAACAAGATTTAAGTAATCGCTTGGAACGGATGCGATTTGTTGGTAGTGATCAGAAGATAGTGTTAGGTTCAGAAACGGGATTGTCTTGGGCTAATCCAACTATCGCTTATAATAATGGTGCGTTTTTGGCGTTTCCAGAAACTTTTTGGCCTGCTTTGCAAGATAAGAAGCATTTTGGAGTTTGGCAGCCTGGTTATGCTCCAAAAATTCTATTCCAAGCATATAATGCACCCGATGAATTTATTCGTGGATCCTATAATCCGCGTTATAGATTGCCGCTGTATGAAGCAGTATTCCATGATTCAGTGATTACCACTGATCGTTGGGAATTGAACGAATTAAAGATTCCAGCGATTAGAAAAATTAAAGCGTTATTACAAAATCTTTATAATGTTCCTCCGATTTGGGTGTTAGATCAAAAAACATTACAAAAAAATAAAAAATATTTTCTAGATTACTATAATTTTTTCTTCCCTCTTCATCAAATGGCTGGAATAGAAGCACTCACAAGGTTTGATTGGCTAACGGATGATCATTTAATCCAACAAACGCAATTTGGGAATCGACTTATCCTAACTGCAAATTTTTCCGATAGAGTCTATGAAAATATAGGGCCGCGTTGTATACGAGCGGAATGGAAAGAA contains the following coding sequences:
- a CDS encoding glycoside hydrolase, with product MCKKFGVFFLAILLTSSLVSAKENVILKTRAGEFTIDPARLAILVDPSGDSAAISLTQEGPLFDEVKDLKVDNKTAQWYYPHLKMQVKVAADEQGLKFSFKTSKEQTFQWPISGLTPQAKALVLPDGEGLYIPNHDLFWLKEFKKYPSLSLSIPFWSIEYADDNYVSYIWDDHDVDTDVQVHEKQTQLYVMNEHHFLKRSHFSEYTLLIHLTGDSPISPALDYRNLLINENKFVSLKQKILENANVNKLLGAFHIWVWGDGKSLVMLDQLEKLGIKHALINYDANPIPNGFNIEKEYIHNAKSMGYLIGPYDSFDNAQNPKTSDSITSTWPNHLWPEACIRNPNGSILTGFASRGCYLSSEALRLRESKEKNIANQIEKMLNKGDNTIFLDCDAAYPLYDDYSKHHPMIREQDLSNRLERMRFVGSDQKIVLGSETGLSWANPTIAYNNGAFLAFPETFWPALQDKKHFGVWQPGYAPKILFQAYNAPDEFIRGSYNPRYRLPLYEAVFHDSVITTDRWELNELKIPAIRKIKALLQNLYNVPPIWVLDQKTLQKNKKYFLDYYNFFFPLHQMAGIEALTRFDWLTDDHLIQQTQFGNRLILTANFSDRVYENIGPRCIRAEWKEDGSTSLFCPKN
- a CDS encoding FAD-dependent monooxygenase, whose translation is MDTEVLIIGAGPTGLIMACQLLRYGVKFRILDKQKDQVHESRAFAIQAKSMEIFQNLGFAEEFLKLARSNVDFAFFINGKKQIEINFQQFQHQDTPFSSVYFLPQTETECIFIEFLEKQGIYIERQKELMTFTQGTKGVQATIKSNSTGSTEKIACAYIIGCDGAHSSVRHMLNFSFEGNVYPQLFNLVDARIEWPYSRNKFLFFLGKEGVFVHIPLTKKISRVMLAKRSAHLEEKLDIPNLNDLENLASLLTQVSVKLVNPIWISQFRLHHRGVSQYYQNRAFLAGDAAHIHSPVGGQGMNTGIQDATNLAWKLALVLKKATDVKLLATYETERHPVGKTLLKTTDQFFSLLTAKGFFISRLRNWLLSFVISFLFSKKNLEKRLFWFISQLNIHYAQNEFNYEIKEKSHHAFKRGPSPGYRAPNAPANASNLFILLTYKPFNILYFQTKKNQTQLIEKINALIKNYKDWVQVHTFVLSPENKLLFKRYGVISSAIYVIRPDGYVGFRMNADKDLWLEEYLKNFFK